Proteins from one Actinobacillus delphinicola genomic window:
- the ansA gene encoding asparaginase, translating to MKKRIYIAYTGGTIGMKPSAQGYIPVAGFLQETLKNMPEFHRDEMPYYHIHEYDTLIDSSDMSPLHWQQIAQDIKHHYDDYDGFIILHGTDTMAYTASALSFMLEDLEKPVIITGSQIPLAELRSDGKINLLNALYIAANYPIAEVSIFFEHSLLRGNRSRKVDADGFNAFGSPNFPPLLEAGIQIQLKAGKITEKVGKPLKVASISSQPISLISLYPGISAEMIKNARQRPVKAVILLSYGVGNAPQDPVLLSELRSTVEQGIIVLNCTQCLRGRVNMSGYATGNTLQEIGIISGNDMTPEAALTKLHYLLSQNLDADTIKAKLLEDLRGELTIEHI from the coding sequence ATGAAAAAACGTATCTACATTGCTTATACTGGTGGCACAATCGGGATGAAGCCATCAGCGCAAGGTTATATTCCCGTTGCTGGTTTCTTGCAAGAAACCTTAAAAAATATGCCAGAATTTCATCGTGATGAGATGCCGTATTACCATATTCATGAATATGACACCTTGATTGACTCTTCCGATATGAGTCCGTTACATTGGCAGCAAATTGCTCAAGATATTAAACATCACTATGATGATTATGATGGCTTTATAATATTGCATGGGACGGATACGATGGCTTATACCGCCTCTGCGTTGAGTTTTATGTTAGAGGATCTTGAAAAACCCGTCATCATCACGGGTTCGCAAATTCCTTTAGCAGAACTCCGTTCAGACGGTAAAATCAATCTATTAAATGCATTGTATATTGCAGCGAATTATCCAATTGCAGAAGTCAGTATTTTCTTTGAACATTCGCTGTTGCGAGGCAATCGTAGCCGTAAAGTAGATGCCGACGGTTTCAATGCCTTTGGTTCACCAAACTTCCCTCCTCTTTTAGAAGCAGGTATTCAAATTCAATTAAAAGCAGGGAAAATTACCGAAAAAGTAGGAAAACCGCTAAAAGTTGCGTCAATAAGTTCACAACCTATAAGTTTAATTAGCCTCTATCCAGGTATTAGTGCAGAAATGATTAAAAATGCACGCCAACGTCCCGTTAAAGCCGTAATCTTACTAAGTTATGGCGTAGGCAATGCGCCTCAAGATCCTGTACTTTTATCTGAATTACGTTCAACCGTTGAACAAGGTATTATCGTTTTAAACTGTACACAATGTTTGCGTGGTCGTGTCAATATGTCAGGTTATGCAACAGGCAATACGCTCCAAGAAATCGGAATTATTTCTGGCAACGATATGACTCCTGAGGCAGCTTTAACAAAATTACATTACCTTCTAAGTCAGAACTTAGATGCAGATACGATTAAAGCCAAACTATTAGAAGATTTACGTGGTGAATTAACAATCGAACATATTTAA